In one window of Clupea harengus chromosome 4, Ch_v2.0.2, whole genome shotgun sequence DNA:
- the b4galt3 gene encoding beta-1,4-galactosyltransferase 3 produces MLCCGRALDSPCTLAMLVGFQFAFVLYFSLGGFRGLVSVLVHSMEPEFDYSRPHDVYTNLSHLGALVPHQTGPAAPTGPASQLKDCQVPSPLLVGPVSVRLSSPPTLEEIKEKNPLVTPGGHYTPPDCEAKHHTAIVVPYRNRQAHLRALLYHLHPFLQRQQIHYSIYIVHQSGNSTFNRAKLLNVGVREALRDEDWSCIFLHDVDLLPENDHNTYTCHPQYPTHLSVAMDKFRYRLPYSQYFGGVSAVTPNQYLKMNGFPNQYWGWGGEDDDIAARIRLSGMKIVRPPVAIGHYKMIKHKGDQGNEQNPRRFDLLKRTRISWRSDGLSSLKYHLLSKELEPLYTNLSVDIGNDPHPPKKGQGSRKQALPPLMKAEPKSVPPTKDCKKLHPTEEDSQ; encoded by the exons ATGCTGTGCTGTGGTCGAGCGCTGGACTCCCCCTGTACTCTGGCGATGCTGGTGGGGTTCCAGTTTGCATTCGTCCTCTACTTCTCCCTGGGAGGGTTCCGGGGCCTGGTGTCGGTGCTCGTTCACTCGATGGAGCCCGAGTTCGACTACTCGCGGCCCCATGATGTGTATACAAACCTCAGCCACCTGGGGGCGCTAGTGCCCCATCAAACAGGACCAGCAGCACCAACTGGACCAGCATCACAGCTGAAGGACTGCCAGGTGCCCTCGCCACTACTGG TGGGTCCCGTATCGGTGCGCCTGTCATCCCCTCCCACACTGGAAGAGATCAAGGAGAAGAACCCTCTTGTGACTCCAGGGGGTCACTACACGCCCCCTGACTGTGAGGCGAAGCACCATACGGCCATCGTGGTGCCCTACCGAAACCGGCAGGCTCACCTCCGCGCCCTCCTGTACCACCTCCACCCATTCCTGCAACGCCAGCAAATTCACTACAGCATCTACATCGTACACCAG tCTGGAAACTCCACTTTTAACCGCGCCAAGCTGCTAAACGTTGGGGTGCGCGAGGCACTGCGGGATGAAGACTGGAGCTGCATCTTCCTCCATGATGTTGACCTGCTCCCTGAAAACGACCACAACACGTATACCTGCCACCCTCAGTATCCCACCCACCTCTCTGTGGCCATGGACAAGTTTAGATACAG ACTGCCATATTCCCAGTATTTCGGAGGCGTTTCTGCCGTGACTCCAAACCAGTACCTCAAGATGAATGGCTTTCCCAACCAGTactggggatggggaggggaggatgaTGACATCGCAGCCAG AATACGTCTCTCGGGGATGAAGATAGTGCGCCCCCCGGTGGCGATTGGCCATTATAAGATGATCAAGCATAAAGGGGACCAGGGGAATGAGCAGAACCCACGCAG GTTTGACCTGCTGAAGCGCACAAGGATAAGCTGGCGCTCCGATGGGCTAAGCTCGCTGAAGTACCATCTCCTGTCCAAAGAGTTGGAGCCGCTGTACACCAACCTGTCCGTCGACATCGGCaacgacccccaccccccgaagAAAGGCCAGGGTTCAAGGAAGCAAGCCCTGCCTCCATTAATGAAAGCAGAACCCAAGTCAGTGCCTCCCACAAAAGACTGCAAAAAGTTGCATCCCACAGAGGAAGACAGCCAATGA
- the bgnb gene encoding biglycan b, whose amino-acid sequence MMSHCSLALLLCVASLSLPSQALPFEQKGFWDFGMDGDGGGMTMMMRDEEEGSAVIEEELTPSPGFPTCPFGCQCRLRVVQCSDLGLVEVPKSIPTDTKLLDLQNNRITEIKENDFKGLSNLYALSLVHNKLSKIHPRAFAPLRHLQKLYISHNLLPSVPKNLPPSLVELRIHDNRIKKVAEGAFSGLGSMNCIEMGENPIQNSGFEPGAFKGLKLNYLRISDAKLTGIPKDLPDSLHELHLDRNQIQAIELEDLSRYKNLIRLGLGYNKIRMIENGSLSYLPRLRELHLDNNLLTRVPKGLPDMKFLQIVYLHENSISTVDVDDFCSRRFATKRTFYNGISLYGNPVNYWEVQPATFRCVLDRLAIQFGNYRK is encoded by the exons ATGATGTCCCACTGCTCTCTCgccctgctgctgtgtgtggccAGCCTATCGCTGCCCTCTCAGGCCCTGCCCTTCGAGCAGAAAGGCTTCTGGGACTTTGGCATGGATGGCGATGGGGGGGgaatgacgatgatgatgagggACGAAGAGGAGGGCTCAGCTGTGATAGAGGAGGAGCTGACACCTTCCCCTGGGTTCCCTACATGCCCCTTTGGCTGCCAATGTCGTCTGCGGGTGGTGCAGTGCTCTGATCTGG gTTTGGTGGAGGTGCCAAAGTCCATTCCAACTGACACCAAACTTCTGGACCTTCAGAACAACCGCATCACAGAAATCAAGGAGAATGACTTCAAAGGCCTTTCAAACCTTTAT GCACTATCTTTGGTGCATAATAAGCTCTCCAAGATCCACCCGAGGGCCTTCGCCCCTCTTCGTCACCTGCAGAAGCTCTACATCTCCCACAACCTCCTGCCATCCGTGCCCAAGAACTTGCCCCCATCCCTGGTGGAGCTCAGGATCCATGACAACCGCATCAAGAAGGTGGCAGAGGGGGCCTTCTCTGGCCTGGGCAGCATGAACTGCATAG AGATGGGTGAAAACCCTATCCAGAACAGTGGATTTGAGCCAGGGGCATTCAAAGGACTGAAACTCAACTACCTGCGCATCTCAGATGCCAAGCTCACTGGAATCCCCAAAG ACCTCCCTGACAGCCTTCATGAGCTTCATCTTGACCGCAATCAGATCCAAGCCATCGAACTGGAAGACTTGAGCCGCTACAAGAACCTGATTAG ATTGGGCCTGGGCTACAACAAGATCCGCATGATTGAGAACGGCAGTCTGTCCTACTTGCCCAGGCTCAGGGAGCTGCACTTGGACAACAATCTCCTCACCCGGGTGCCCAAGGGCCTGCCGGATATGAAGTTCCTACAG ATTGTCTACCTCCATGAAAACAGCATCAGCACTGTTGATGTGGATGACTTCTGCTCCAGACGCTTTGCTACTAAGAGGACCTTCTACAATGGCATCAGTCTCTATGGCAACCCTGTCAACTATTGGGAGGTCCAGCCAGCCACTTTCCGCTGCGTTCTCGACCGCCTGGCCATACAGTTTGGCAACTACAGGAAATAA